The following are encoded together in the Coffea arabica cultivar ET-39 chromosome 1c, Coffea Arabica ET-39 HiFi, whole genome shotgun sequence genome:
- the LOC140004211 gene encoding chromatin modification-related protein EAF1 B-like isoform X7: MHGCSSASALIVHAEVDSMGGVVEGGVDVGVGTKTSPRRIAIEKVQAELRQEYDVREERRRELEFLEKGGNPLDFNCGKAASVSVQSTSQTDQQPELFVTSEAKGSFAFTASPHGDSVESSGRPRAHSTCEPNSADNLMLFDGENDFIEGDRVAAQPNRTNVVSTEHLSQRDGNSNAKELGDSAAFSLPRKAYKRRTRPSRDGARSSSTDAVLARGSHGSSLPLRHGLRETKVLVSDSENQKEEKVSANSDSKPTSSNGVKVCKSAPSEGQVDMELDCVKAVESVTNLIKGDALDAVVSSNASENIQNDQVNQQSVLDAQKSVSKVAFEETGSFKGKEEAVDMGLECQPHVPVMQPENQSSSGQVNGFSSIKGDDKRNDDHNNSASLGTKVLDSESSCTQTSLSLDGNNDTEMCTNVTIIDSNGIVKEQTSVVEGKPIIDGGQLVEEKTEIKADDSFTFVNDECNSAQQCHKENGYIEKAQEEITEGISDLQNEEKNRSGNEVRDHIVESTEADGCTGLGSGTEKRIIVLFGVNSDPKNENGCSVIPQGSADSSIPKVPEAASPGRVSIAASEGHTSSDVNFTATKADEDSILEEARIIEAKRNRISELSMTNLPMENRRKTQWDFVLEEMSWLANDFAQERIWKKAAAAQLCHQVAYMSRLRFHEQNNSWELKKVAHILARAVTEFWQSVQEEKKVQELQCSRKDCSLALQEYAVRFLKYTSSDVPHSQAEAPMTPDRISDVGITDISWEDHLTEENLFYTVLPGATETYIRSIASHVVKYEKTGSSIQEEVETSAYDAMADADFGSQDNAYEEDEGETSTYDTSAAFEGSKALRFAQKKWKSSNKAYNSRAFEVVADSPFMQCMENKAVNQQPVLMGKRPAGSLNVSFPTKRVRTNNRQRVLSPFSAGTSGCVQMTTKTDGSSGDTNSFQDDQSTLHGGSHLQNNMEVESVGDFEKQLPFDSTEISTKNKKKKKPKHLGSAYEHRWPLDSNFQNEQREHSKKRSESLQLESNGSSGLFGQHIVKKPKMMRPSLDNSFDSGAPIGGSAPSPVASQISNQNKLMKMFSNRDRGRKNKCLKTPASQSGSGSQWSLFEEQALVVLVHDLGPNWELVSDAINSTLQFKCIFRNPKECKERHKMLMDRTGDGADSAEDSGSSQPYNSTLPGIPKGSARQLFQRLQGPMEEDTLRCHFEKIIMIGQKLHPRRKQNDIQDPKQLQPPHGSHILALSQFCPNYPSGESIPTPLDLCDATTPNSDIVPLGYQGPHTTGLAMANQGSMAPMLNTCAANSSGPGSSNMIIGNNFSSSPGPINASVRDARYAVPRSASLSAEEQQRMQQYNQMFSGRNIPQPNLSSPGALPGNDRGVRMLPGGNAVGINAGINRGMPIARPGFQGIASSSMLNSGNMIPSGMVAMPCPVNMHTGVGSAQGSSTRPRDAVHMMRPNQNQDSQRQMMGPEFQMQVSQGNNQGIPTFGALSPSFPNQTASPPVSSYTVHHQQPHGMSPQQPHVINPHHPHLPGTNHASSPQQQAYAMRLAKERHLQQQRIMQQQQQQFASSNSMMPHVQPQTQLPISSPPPNNSQIQSQTPSPPVSLSPVTPASPMTSLPQHQQKHQLLPHASARNAQAAGSGHTNQVSKQRQRQPQQQQFQQTGRHHPQQRQQTQSQQQAKVSKGGRGNMMMHQNIAIEPPLLNGISTNPANQSVEKGEQAMHLSQGHQSVPPHVMSSSNHQRSQVQTNQKLVNQNQPSAQRVLQQNRHVNSDPSTKLQGREAQPDQLSTANSSHMGVATKMPLTSTDAANITQVFSPPSTPQWRASEPLYDTGTSSPAINLGSIGTPPTNSAGNETSSQVGQPGLGLRQSSGNMPLIGQDVSSQWQQQGSQLQEPPSPISKQQQHQHQLQSQQQLPHLHHSQQQTQLVGNSNSLYVRPTDSRLE; the protein is encoded by the exons ATGCATGGATGCAGTTCGGCATCTGCTTTAATAGTCCATGCTGAGGTTGATTCGATGGGAGGCGTTGTTGAAGGCGGAGTTGATGTTGGTGTTGGGACCAAGACTTCTCCGCGACGTATAGCCATTGAGAAGGTTCAAGCGGAGCTCAG GCAGGAGTATGATGTTCGAGAGGAAAGGAGGAGGGAGTTGGAATTTCTTGAGAAA GGCGGCAATCCTTTAGATTTCAACTGTGGTAAAGCAGCTTCAGTTAGTGTCCAGTCCACTTCTCAGACCGATCAACAGCCTGAACTCTTTGTGACCAG CGAAGCCAAAGGCAGTTTTGCATTTACTGCTTCGCCTCATGGAGATTCAGTTGAAAGCAGTGGGAGGCCCAGAGCTCATTCCACTTGTGAACCCAATAGTGCTGATAATCTCATGTTATTTGACGGTGAAAATGATTTTATTGAAGGTGATAGGGTCGCTGCACAGCCCAATAGGACTAATGTTGTCTCAACGGAGCATTTGTCCCAGCGAGATGGAAATTCAAATGCAAAAGAATTAGGGGATTCTGCTGCTTTTAGTCTCCCAAGGAAAGCATATAAACGTCGAACTCGGCCAAGCCGTGATGGTGCTCGATCAAGTTCTACTGATGCAGTTCTTGCTCGTGGCTCTCATGGATCTTCTCTGCCTTTACGCCATGGTTTGAGAGAGACCAAAGTATTGGTATCTGATTCAGAAAACCAGAAGGAAGAAAAGGTTTCTGCAAACAGTGATTCAAAGCCTACTAGTTCAAATGGTGTTAAGGTTTGCAAGAGTGCACCCTCTGAAGGTCAGGTGGATATGGAGTTGGACTGTGTAAAGGCAGTAGAATCAGTTACCAACCTGATTAAGGGTGACGCACTGGATGCTGTTGTCAGTTCTAATGCTTCGGAAAACATTCAGAATGACCAAGTTAATCAACAATCAGTCTTGGATGCTCAAAAATCAGTTTCAAAAGTTGCTTTTGAGGAAACTGGATCTTTCAAGGGAAAAGAAGAGGCAGTTGATATGGGGCTTGAATGTCAGCCTCATGTGCCGGTAATGCAACCTGAGAATCAATCTAGTTCTGGTCAAGTGAATGGATTCAGCAGCATCAAGGGAGATGACAAAAGAAATGATGATCACAACAACAGTGCTTCATTGGGTACAAAAGTTTTAGATTCAGAGTCATCTTGCACCCAAACTAGCCTTAGTTTAGATGGGAATAATGATACTGAAATGTGTACTAATGTAACGATTATTGATTCTAATGGCATTGTTAAAGAGCAAACATCTGTGGTGGAAGGGAAACCAATAATAGACGGCGGTCAACTGGTAGAAGAAAAGACAGAGATTAAAGCAGATGATAGTTTTACTTTCGTAAATGATGAATGTAATTCTGCTCAGCAATGCCACAAGGAGAATGGATATATAGAGAAAGCACAGGAAGAAATAACTGAAGGTATATCTGATTTACAAAATGAGGAGAAAAATCGAAGTGGAAATGAAGTTAGGGATCATATAGTTGAGAGCACAGAAGCAGATGGCTGTACTGGTTTGGGTTCAGGAACAGAGAAGAGAATAATTGTTCTGTTTGGTGTTAACTCAGATCCCAAGAATGAAAATGGTTGCTCTGTAATACCTCAGGGTTCTGCTGATTCCTCCATACCAAAAGTACCTGAGGCTGCTTCACCAGGTAGGGTTTCAATTGCTGCTTCAGAGGGACATACATCTTCTGATGTCAATTTCACGGCAACCAAGGCTGATGAAGACTCAATCTTGGAAGAGGCTAGGATTATAGag GCTAAGCGTAATAGGATTTCTGAGTTATctatgacaaacttgccaatggAGAATCGTAGAAAAACTCAGTGGGATTTTGTATTGGAGGAAATGTCATGGTTGGCCAATGATTTTGCTCAG GAGCGCATTTGGAAGAAAGCTGCTGCTGCGCAATTATGTCACCAAGTTGCGTATATGTCCCGGTTAAGATTTCATGAACAGAATAATAGTTGGGAGCTTAAGAAAGTAGCCCACATCTTAGCAAGAGCTGTCACAGAGTTCTGGCAATCTGTACAG GAGGAAAAGAAAGTGCAGGAGCTGCAATGTTCAAGAAAAGATTGTTCACTTGCTCTACAGGAATATGCAGTGAGATTTCTGAAATATACCAGTTCTGATGTTCCTCATAGTCAAGCTGAAGCTCCCATGACTCCAGATAGGATTTCGGATGTAGGAATCACAGACATTTCGTGGGAGGACCATTTGACAGAA GAGAATTTATTCTATACAGTTCTACCTGGGGCTACAGAAACATATATAAGATCCATTGCATCCCATGTAGTAAAATATGAG AAAACTGGCAGTAGCATACAAGAAGAAGTGGAGACATCAGCATATGATGCCATGGCAG ATGCAGACTTTGGATCTCAGGATAATGCATATGAAGAGGATGAAGGAGAAACAAGCACATATGATACATCAGCAGCCTTTGAAGGTAGCAAAGCATTAAGATTTGCTCAGAAGAAGTGGAAAAGCTCGAACAAGGCATACAATTCAAGAGCATTTGAAGTTGTAGCAGATTCACCATTTATGCAGTGCATGGAAAATAAAGCTGTGAATCAACAACCCGTGCTAATGGGAAAACGTCCTGCTGGCAGCCTTAATGTGTCATTCCCGACAAAACGTGTGCGGACTAATAACAGGCAGAGAGTTTTGAGTCCCTTTAGTGCTGGAACATCAGGATGTGTTCAGATGACAACTAAGACGGATGGATCAAGTGGTGATACCAACTCATTCCAGGATGATCAGAGTACTCTGCATGGTGGATCCCATTTGCAGAATAATATGGAGGTTGAGTCAGTGGGGGACTTTGAAAAGCAATTACCATTTGACTCCACAGAAATATccactaaaaataaaaagaagaagaaaccaaAGCATCTG GGATCTGCATATGAACATAGATGGCCTCTTGACTCCAATTTTCAGAATGAGCAG AGAGAGCATTCCAAGAAGAGATCAGAGAGTCTTCAGCTTGAATCAAATGGTAGCAGTG GTTTGTTTGGACAACACATAGTGAAGAAACCAAAGATGATGAGGCCATCACTTGATAATTCTTTTGACAGTGGTGCCCCAATTGGTGGGTCTGCTCCTTCTCCAGTTGCCTCTCAAATCAGTAACCAAAATAAGTTGATGAAGATGTTTAGTAACCGGGATCGGGGTAggaaaaacaaatgtttgaag ACGCCTGCTAGCCAGTCTGGGTCTGGAAGTCAGTGGAGTCTATTTGAAGAACAG GCCCTTGTTGTCCTCGTACATGATTTGGGTCCTAATTGGGAGCTTGTAAGTGATGCCATAAACAGTACTTTGCAATTTAAG TGCATATTCCGCAATCCTAAAGAATGCAAGGAGCGTCATAAGATGTTAATGGACAGGACTGGGGATGGGGCTGACAGCGCAGAGGATTCAGGGTCTTCTCAACCTTATAATTCCACACTGCCTGGCATTCCTAAA GGAAGTGCCAGACAATTATTTCAGCGTTTGCAGGGGCCAATGGAAGAGGATACCCTCAGATGTCATTTTGAAAAGATCATAATGATTGGGCAGAAGCTCCATCCTCGGAGGAAGCAG AATGATATCCAGGATCCGAAGCAACTGCAGCCACCTCACGGCTCTCATATACTTGCTCTTTCCCAGTTTTGTCCAAATTATCCGAGTGGAGAATCTATTCCCAC ACCTCTCGATCTTTGTGATGCAACAACACCAAACTCTGATATTGTTCCTCTTGGGTACCAAGGCCCACACACCACCGGATTAGCTATGGCAAATCAGGGCTCCATGGCCCCAATGCTTAACACTTGTGCTGCTAATTCATCGGGGCCAGGGTCCTCCAATATGATTATTGGCAATAACTTTTCGTCCTCGCCAGGTCCAATCAATGCTTCTGTTAG GGATGCAAGATATGCTGTTCCTAGGTCAGCATCTTTGTCAGCTGAGGAACAGCAGAGAATGCAACAGTATAATCAGATGTTTTCTGGTAGAAACATTCCGCAGCCAAATTTGTCATCTCCCGGAGCTCTTCCTGGAAATGATCGTGGAGTTCGCATGCTACCTGGTGGCAATGCTGTaggcattaatgctggtattaACCGAGGCATGCCAATTGCGAGGCCTGGATTTCAAGGAATTGCATCATCATCTATGCTTAACTCTGGTAATATGATCCCCTCTGGCATGGTGGCGATGCCCTGTCCTGTTAACATGCACACTGGAGTTGGTTCTGCGCAAGGGAGCTCAACAAGACCTCGCGATGCTGTACATATGATGAGG CCTAACCAGAATCAGGACTCTCAACGGCAAATGATGGGGCCCGAGTTTCAGATGCAAGTGTCACAAGGAAATAACCAGGGAATTCCAACGTTTGGTGCATTGAGTCCCTCTTTTCCAAACCAGACAGCCTCTCCACCTGTCTCATCGTACACAGTCCATCATCAGCAGCCACATGGGATGTCTCCTCAACAGCCACATGTTATTAATCCTCATCATCCCCATCTTCCAGGAACCAATCATGCCAGCAGTCCGCAGCAACAAGCCTATGCCATGCGCTTGGCTAAAGAAAGACATCTACAGCAGCAGCGTATtatgcagcagcagcagcaacagtTTGCATCATCTAACTCTATGATGCCTCATGTACAGCCACAGACCCAACTTCCCATCTCATCTCCACCACCAAATAATTCCCAAATTCAATCACAGACACCTTCTCCACCAGTATCACTCTCTCCCGTGACACCAGCCTCTCCCATGACGTCCTTGCCACAGCACCAGCAGAAGCATCAGCTGCTGCCTCATGCTTCAGCCCGGAATGCTCAAGCTGCAGGCAGTGGTCATACAAATCAGGTCAGCAAGCAAAGGCAGCGCCAGCCGCAGCAGCAACAGTTTCAGCAAACTGGCAGGCATCATCCTCAGCAGCGACAACAAACTCAGTCTCAACAGCAAGCCAAAGTTTCAAAAGGAGGGAGAGGGAACATGATGATGCATCAGAATATTGCGATTGAGCCACCACTACTAAATGGCATTTCTACAAATCCTGCAAACCAATCTGTTGAGAAAGGGGAACAGGCGATGCATTTATCACAAG GTCATCAGTCAGTTCCACCACATGTCATGTCTTCTTCCAATCACCAACGATCACAGGTACAGACAAATCAAAAGTTGGTGAATCAGAATCAACCATCTGCTCAGAGAGTATTGCAACAGAATCGCCATGTAAATTCTGACCCGTCAACTAAGCTGCAGGGAAGGGAAGCTCAACCTGACCAGCTCTCTACAGCCAACTCATCTCATATGGGTGTTGCCACAAAAATGCCTCTGACATCCACTGATGCAGCTAATATAACTCAGGTTTTCTCTCCTCCCAGTACTCCTCAGTGGAGAGCTTCAGAGCCACTGTATGATACTGGTACATCAAGTCCAGCAATAAATTTGGGTTCCATTGGGACCCCACCAACGAATTCTGCTGGTAATGAGACTTCATCTCAAGTTGGTCAACCAGGATTAGGCCTGAGGCAATCTTCCGGTAACATGCCTCTGATCGGACAGGATGTTAGTTCACAGTGGCAGCAGCAGGGATCGCAGCTGCAAGAACCTCCCTCACCTATATCCAAGCAACAGCAACATCAACATCAACTGCAATCCCAACAGCAGCTGCCACACCTGCATCACTCTCAGCAACAGACACAGCTTGTGGGGAATAGCAATAGCTTATATGTTAGGCCCACCGACTCCAGACTGGAATGA